A section of the Triticum dicoccoides isolate Atlit2015 ecotype Zavitan chromosome 7A, WEW_v2.0, whole genome shotgun sequence genome encodes:
- the LOC119330816 gene encoding probable E3 ubiquitin-protein ligase XBOS35, which produces MGLLGMMGDSFGCSATGERLVSAARDGDIQEARALLELNPRLARYSTFGIRNTPLHYSAAKGHHEIVSLLIESGVDINLRNCRGQTALMQACLYGHWKVVQILVLFKANIHKKDCFSGATAIHFAALKGHTRCIRLIAADYVPSLPDFWSIMRGTATDETNKEAFDAANLQKLVNAKSDGGVTPLHLAALHGHAESLQLLLDLGASVSEVTVNDGSTIDLIGSGSTALHYAASGGSAVCCQLLIAAGAHMGAENANRLSPLMVARSWHKTGAEGVLSKQPEGRLLILPSPYLSLPLMSIVKIARECGWRKTSASSSSCHDPCVICLEMECTVAAEGCGHEFCTKCALYLCSTTSSSTCTRGVPGSISCPLCRHTIVSFVKLTGTTFLKELPWTSSSLALCAAGASTGSLRRPADIRRVRSSSVHLGCSSFRSTGSGRLSSIKLNCGRLDETLPCLVSCIRPDVRRSSSYRERVGSRYTEFS; this is translated from the exons ATGGGACTCCTAGGTATGATGGGTGACTCATTCGGCTGCTCAGCTACCGGTGAGCGGCTTGTCTCTGCCGCGAGGGATGGAGACATCCAGGAGGCTAGGGCCCTATTGGAGCTTAACCCCCGGCTTGCACGATACTCGACATTCGGTATCCGGAACACACCCCTCCATTACTCGGCGGCAAAGGGCCACCACGAG ATTGTTTCCCTGCTAATAGAATCAGGCGTTGATATCAACCTTAGGAACTGCAGAGGACAG ACTGCTCTGATGCAAGCTTGTCTATATGGTCATTGGAAAGTTGTACAGATCCTAGTTCTTTTTAAAGCTAAT ATTCACAAAAAAGATTGTTTTAGTGGTGCAACAGCAATTCATTTTGCCGCCCTGAAAGGTCATACCCGGTGCATCCGGCTTATTGCGGCTGATTACGTGCCTAGTTTGCCGGATTTTTGGAGCATCATGCGCGGAACAGCCACGGATGAAACAAATAAGGAAGCTTTTGATGCAGC AAATCTCCAGAAACTAGTTAATGCAAAGTCAGATGGAGGTGTCACCCCTCTTCACTTGGCAGCTCTTCACGGGCATGCTGAGAGCTTGCAATTGCTGTTAGACCTTGGAGCCTCTGTCTCTGAGGTCACAGTCAACGATGGTTCAACTATTGATCTCATAG GTTCAGGAAGCACGGCCCTTCACTATGCAGCTTCCGGAGGAAGTGCTGTATGCTGCCAA CTTCTCATTGCAGCAGGAGCACACATGGGAGCTGAAAATGCTAACAG GTTGAGTCCTTTGATGGTGGCTCGTTCATGGCACAAAACCGGTGCTGAAGGCGTCCTAAGCAAACAGCCAGAAGGGAGACTACTAATTCTTCCATCACCATATCTATCTCTTCCACTGATGAGCATTGTCAAAATCGCTCG GGAATGCGGATGGAGAAAAACCTCGGCATCATCTAGTAGTTGCCATGatccatgtgtgatatgtttggagATGGAATGCACGGTCGCTGCAGAAG GTTGTGGCCATGAGTTCTGCACCAAATGTGCGCTCTATCTGTGCTCCACCACCAGCAGCTCGACGTGTACCCGCGGGGTGCCTGGTTCCATATCTTGCCCTCTGTGCAGGCACACAATAGTCTCCTTCGTGAAGCTCACAGGCACTACGTTCCTGAAGGAGCTTCCGTGGACTAGCTCATCGTTGGCTCTATGTGCCGCAGGCGCAAGCACTGGCTCGTTGCGTCGCCCAGCGGACATCCGTCGCGTACGCTCCTCCTCGGTTCACCTGGGGTGCTCCTCTTTTAGATCCACCGGCTCCGGTAGATTGTCGTCGATCAAGTTGAATTGCGGCAGGCTTGATGAGACGCTGCCCTGCCTCGTCAGCTGTATCAGGCCGGATGTGCGGCGATCATCTTCGTACAGGGAAAGAGTCGGTAGTAGATATACAGAGTTTTCATAA